CCGGCGGCGTTTACCCAGTTCCCGCAGGTGCGCTTCATCGGCCACCCGGAGCTGGAAGCCAACGATCCGTTCCTGGTGCCGTGGGTGGCTAAAATCGCCGAGTGGATCGGAGAGGGCCGCACGCCGTACATCTTCCTGCACACCGCCGACAACGTCATGGCGGCGAAGCTGGCGCAACGTTTTCACGCACAATTGATGCAACGTTTGCCTGGCCTGCCATCCCTGCCTGAGCTATACAGAGAACCCGCCGCCGAGCAACTCGGCTTGCTCTGAGGCGGATTTTCCCCCAGCCCAGGAGCCTGCCGATGGACGCCCACGCCCTTAACGAACAAGCCCGCAAAGCCCAGGCCTTCAAGGCCCTGCACGAGCGTCCGGGGATTTTCGTGATTCCCAACCCGTGGGATGCCGGCTCGGCGAAGATGCTCGCCAGTCTGGGCTATCAGGCACTGGCAACCACCAGTGCCGGTTACGCGTTTTCCCAGGGCAAGGCCGACGGCGCCCTGAGTCTCGATGACACCTTGGCCAACGTCCGGGCGATTGTCGCGGCCACGGATTTGCCGGTAGCGGTGGATCTGGAAAACGGTTTCGCCGATGACCCCGCCGAATGCGCGAAAAGCCTGTTGCGTGCCGCCGAGGCCGGCGCGGTGGGTGGTTCGATCGAGGACGCCACGGGCCGTGCCGATGCGCCGATCTACTGCTTCGAACACGCCGTTGCACGCATCGAAGCCGCCGTCGCTGCGGTGCGCACGCTGCCATTTCCCTTCATCTTGACCGCCCGCGCGGAAAACTACCTGCACGGCAATCCCGATCTCCACGACACCATTCGCCGCCTGCAAGCCTTTGCCGAGGCGGGCGCCGACGTGCTGTACGCGCCGGGTTTGCGTAACGCCGAAGAGGTGTTGGCGGTGGTGCGCGCGGTGGCGCCAAAACCGGTCAACGTGCTCATGTCCGGCGGTTTGAAACTGACCGTACAGGAGTTGGAAGAAATGGGTGTGCGCAGGATCAGCACCGGCTCGGCGTTGGCCTTGGCAGCATTCGGCGAGTTCTTCCGCGCGGCTGAAGAGATCCAGCAGCACGGCACGTTCGGCTTTACGTCGCAGTCGATGCCGTACGCCAAGGCCAATCAGTTTTTCAAAGGCTGAGCATGGGTCGCTGGATCGCGCTGTCGTTACTGCTGATCATCGCGGGTGCCGTGCTCAGCGTCTGGCGCGGCTGGCTCGATGTGCCGGCCGAGTGGAACCCGTGGGCGCCGCTGGACGTGAAGGCAGCGCCGAACGGGTTGACCGGTTTCAAGCTGATGCGCCTGCGCGGCAATCCCGAATTATGCGCACAAGTCCTGAGCAACTCGGGTCTGCGCGTCACCGCGCAAGCCGACAGTCCCGATGCCAAGTGCCCGCTGATCGGCACCGTGCGCGTGCAGGGCGGCGAGGTGGCGCTGAGCAGCAGCTTCCTCGCCAGTTGCCCGCTGGCGGTGGCTTACGCGATGTTTGAACGGCATACCCTGCAACCCGCCGCGCAATCTGTTTACGGGCAGAGGGTGGCGCGCCTTGATCACCTCGGCAGCTTTGCCTGTCGCAATGTCTATAACCGCGAGAGCGGGGCGCTCAGCCGGCATGCCAGTGCCGATGCGCTGGACATCAGCGGTTTTCGGCTGGCGGACGGGCGCAGCATCAGCGTGCTCAAGGACTGGCCGAAGCAGAATCAGGATGCGCAGTTTCTGCGGCAGGTGCGCGATGGCGCCTGTGAGGCGTTCAGTGTGGTGTTGAGTCCGGATTACAACGCCGCCCACCGCAATCACTTTCATGTCGATGTCGGGCGCTGGAGCGTGTGTCGCTGAGGGATCAGGCGGCGAGGCGCAGGTTCTGCAGGACGATCGGGCGCGCCCAACCGTTATCGAAGTCCAAAGCCTTCTGCTGCTCGACGATGTCTTCCGGCGGGAACGGCGGATAAGGTTTTTGCAGCAGGTCGAGGTCGAATTCGGCAATCGGCAGGTACAGCGGCTTCTTCTGTGGCGCCGGGCCAGGCTCGGGAAGCGGCTGACCATTGTTGATCACGATTGGACGGACCCAACTGCTGTCGAAGTCCTGCTGCTCTTGCTGAGCCTTGAGTTCTTCTGGCGGGAACGGTGGGAACGGCTTGTCCAGCAGATCGGTTTCGAACTCGGCGATCGGCAGGAACAGCGGCTCCGGCGGACGCACTTCGGTGTCGACCACATCGCACTGACGCTGCTCGACGATGTGCGCGTGCAGCTCGCTGCCCAGGGTCGGTTCTTCCGGGCTGTTCAGGTCAACCGGTGGAAAGGTGCCACAGGCCGGCACCACATCACTCGTTTGTTCGGCCATCGCCTGGGCAAAGAAATCCTGCCACAGGTGACTGACGCCGCCCAATGCTTGAGTGTTATGACGGCTGAAGTCGCCCTTGGGCGAAATATAGCCAATCGATGTGGGAAGAATGCCTGACATTTTTTTCGGTTGACGCTCAGCTCTGGCAAAATGCGCGTTGATTGGTTTATCGGCCACTTTTTGCCGATCCTTAACTTTTTTGAGCGTGTTTTCATGATTGAGCAACCCGCGGCCTGCCGCATCCATGTCCAGGCCCTCGGCCCGACGTTTGAAGCGCAAGCCGAGCAGTGGGCCGAGCGTCTGGGCCTGCCGCTGCAGGTGGACGGCGGCGAGTTCGCCTTGCAGGTCGGCGAGCAGGGTTTGCAGCTGCAGCAGCTCGGCACGGATGCACCAGGGCCGGTGCGGGTGGATTTCGTCGAAGGTGGCGCGGCGCATCGGCGTCTGTACGGCGGCGGCAGCGGGCAGATGATCGCCAAGGCGGTCGGCATTGCTCAAGGCGTGCGCCCACGGGTGCTGGATGCCACGGCGGGGCTGGGCAAGGATGCGTTCGTGCTGGCCAGTCTGGGTTGCGAGATGAGCCTGATCGAGCGTCAGCCGTTGATCGGCGCGTTGCTGGAGGATGGTCTGGCGCGGGCGGCGGAAGATTTCGATGTGGCGCCGATTGTCGCGCGGATGAAGCTGCTCAAGGGCAACTCGATCGAGGTCATGCGCAACTGGGAAGGCGAGCCGCCGCAGGTGATCTACCTCGACCCGATGTTCCCGCACCGCGAGAAAACCGCGCTGGTGAAGAAGGAAATGCGCCTGTTCCGGCCACTGGTCGGGGATGATCCGGATGCGCCGGCACTGCTGGAGGCGGCGCTGGCGTTGGCGACGCACCGGGTGGTGGTCAAGCGCCCGCGCAAGGCACCGTGCATCGAGGGGCCGAAGCCGAGCCATGCGCTGGATGGCAAGTCGAGCCGGTATGACATCTACCCGAAGAAAGCGTTAAAACCTTAAGACCGAGTTGCGCCCATTCGCGAGCAAGCTCGCTCCCACATTTGGAATGCATTTCAAATGTGGGAGCGAGCTTGCTCGCGAAGGCGTCCGCAAAAACTCCGCAAAATCAGCGCCGATACGCCCGCATGAACAACCCCACCACCTCCTGCACATGACTCTCTGAAGCCTCTTCGCTCAGCGGCTCGCCGCAGCAATACAACAAACGAAAATTCCCTGCGCCCTTGATCAGGCAGAAGAAATGCTCGGCCGCATTACGCGGCAGGTCGATGCTCAGCGCGCCGGTCTCGTCGATGCGTTTCAGCAGCCGCTCCATGCCTTGCACCATGCGCTCGGGACCGGCGTCGTAGAAAATCTGTGACAGCTTCGGATCCTGCGTGCCCAGCGCCATCATCAAGCGATGCAGATTCACCGACTCGTCGCTGTTGATCAGTTGATGAAAGCCTCGGGCAATGTTCAGCAACACATTTTCCACGGGGATTCCGGCGGGCAATTCGAAGAACAGCGGCGGTAACTGCTCCTCGCATTTGGCCATCACCGCGGAGGAGAACAGCGTCTCCTTGTCGTTGAAGTGGCTGTAAACCGTCAGTTTCGACACGCCAGCCTCGGCGGCGACCGCGTCCATGCTGGTGTTGGCGTAGCCGTGACTCAGAAACAGGATTTTCGCCGCGTCGAGGATCGCCCGGCGCTTGGCCGGATCCTTCGGACGGCCCGGGCCGTTTGGAGCTGCAAGATTGTTCGACATTCTTCGCTTTTAATACTGGACTGGTGAGTTTGCTATTAATACCATACCGGCCAGTATAAATATTCCAAGCACCATTAGCGAAAGGTCCGTCACCATGTTCCGCCATGCGTTGTCGTTTGCCGTGCCAGTCAGCCTGGCTGTTTTATTGTCCGCATGCGGTCAGGAAGAGGCGACGCAAGTCAGCATTCGACCGGCCATGGTGGTGCAGCCAGAGCCTTCGGCGCAGGCGATGGAAAGTTATCCGGGCGAGGTGCGCGCCCGTTACGAACCGGATCTGGCATTCCGCATTGGCGGCAAAGTCAGCCGACGACTGGTCGAAGAAGGTCAGCGCGTGAAGGCCGATCAGCCATTGGCCGAGCTCGATCCGCAGGATGTGCGCCTGCAACTGGAAGCCACCCGCGCACAGGTCGCCGCCGCCGAAGCCAATCTGAACCTGGTGCGCGCCGAGCGTGACCGCTACAAGACGCTGATGGAGCGGCAGATGGTCAGTCGTTCGGCCTACGACAACGCGGAAAACCTCTACCGTTCCGGCGAGGCGCGCCTCAAGCAGATCAAGGCCGAATTCAACGTCTCGACCAACCAGGCCAGTTACGCCGTGTTGCGCGCGCCGCAGGACGGCGTGGTGGCCAAGCGTGCGGTGGAAGTCGGGCAAGTGGTTGCCGCCGGGCAAACCGTGTTCACCCTCGCCACCGATGGCGAGCGCGAAGTGTCGATCAGCCTGCCGGAGCAGAGCTTCGGGCGGTTCAAGGTCGGCCAGCCAGTCACCGTTGAACTGTGGACCCAGCAGAACCAGCGCTTCGCCGGGCAGATTCGTGAACTGTCGCCGGCAGCCGACCCGAAATCCCGCACCTTCGCCGCGCGCATCTCGTTCACCAGCGGCAAAGTCCCGGCTGAGCTCGGGCAGAGCGCCCGGGTGTTCGTGCAATCGGCGGATGCCGTGCCGCTGTCGGTGCCGCTTTCGGCCCTGACTGCCGAGAACGGCGCGACCTACGTCTGGGTCGTCAACGCCAACAACACCCTGAAAAAGACTCCAGTGCGCATCGGCCCGTTCGGCGAGAAAAGCGTGCCGGTGCTCGAAGGCCTCAACGCCAGCGACTGGGTGGTGGCTGCCGGTGTTCACGTATTGCTCGAAGGTCAGCAGGTGCGGCCTGTGGATCGCTCCAACCGAGTGGTCAATCTGGCGGACAAGGAGTAAGTCCCGATGCGCTTCAACCTTTCTGAATGGGCGCTGCGTAATCGCCAGATCGTACTGTTCCTGATGCTTTTGCTGGCCATCGTCGGCGCCTTGTCCTACACCAAGCTCGGCCAGAGCGAAGACCCGCCGTTCACCTTCAAGGCCATGGTCATTCAGACCCGCTGGCCGGGGGCGACCGCGCAGGAAGTCTCGCGTCAGGTCACTGAACGCATCGAAAAGAAATTGATGGAAACCGGCGAGTACGAACGCATCGTGTCGTTCTCCCGCCCGGGTGAGTCGCAGGTCACCTTCATTGCCCGCGACTCGATGCATTCCAAGGAAATTCCCGACCTGTGGTATCAGGTGCGCAAGAAGGTCAGCGACATTCGCCAGACCTTGCCGCCGGATATTCAGGGACCGTACTTCAACGATGAATTCGGCACCACTTTCGGCAACATCTATGCGCTGACCGGCGACGGCTTCGACTACGCGGTGCTCAAGGATTACGCCGACCGCATCCAGATCCAGCTGCAACGGGTCAAGGATGTCGGCAAGGTCGATCTGCTCGGTTTGCAGGACGAGAAAATCTGGGTCGAATTGTCCAACGTCAAACTCGCCACCCTTGGCTTGCCACTCGCGGCCGTGCAGCAAGCGCTGCAAGAGCAGAACGCGGTGTCCACCGCCGGCTTCTTTGAAACCGGCAGCGAGCGTGTACAACTGCGGGTTTCGGGGAATTTTCAGACGGTCGAGGAGATCAAGAACTTCCCGATCCGCGTCGGTGACCGGACGTTCCGCATCTCCGATGTCGCCGATGTGCATCGCGGTTTCAACGATCCACCGGCGCCGCGCATGCGCTTCATGGGCGAAGACGCCATTGGCCTCGCAGTAGCGATGAAGGACGGCGGCGACATTCTGGTGCTGGGCAAAGCGCTGGAAGGCGAGTTCTCGCGCCTGCAGAAAAACCTTCCGGCCGGCATGCAATTGCGCAAGGTGTCCGACCAACCGGCGGCGGTGAAAACCGGGGTCGG
The Pseudomonas fluorescens genome window above contains:
- a CDS encoding TetR/AcrR family transcriptional regulator, coding for MSNNLAAPNGPGRPKDPAKRRAILDAAKILFLSHGYANTSMDAVAAEAGVSKLTVYSHFNDKETLFSSAVMAKCEEQLPPLFFELPAGIPVENVLLNIARGFHQLINSDESVNLHRLMMALGTQDPKLSQIFYDAGPERMVQGMERLLKRIDETGALSIDLPRNAAEHFFCLIKGAGNFRLLYCCGEPLSEEASESHVQEVVGLFMRAYRR
- a CDS encoding efflux RND transporter periplasmic adaptor subunit, translated to MFRHALSFAVPVSLAVLLSACGQEEATQVSIRPAMVVQPEPSAQAMESYPGEVRARYEPDLAFRIGGKVSRRLVEEGQRVKADQPLAELDPQDVRLQLEATRAQVAAAEANLNLVRAERDRYKTLMERQMVSRSAYDNAENLYRSGEARLKQIKAEFNVSTNQASYAVLRAPQDGVVAKRAVEVGQVVAAGQTVFTLATDGEREVSISLPEQSFGRFKVGQPVTVELWTQQNQRFAGQIRELSPAADPKSRTFAARISFTSGKVPAELGQSARVFVQSADAVPLSVPLSALTAENGATYVWVVNANNTLKKTPVRIGPFGEKSVPVLEGLNASDWVVAAGVHVLLEGQQVRPVDRSNRVVNLADKE
- a CDS encoding energy transducer TonB translates to MSGILPTSIGYISPKGDFSRHNTQALGGVSHLWQDFFAQAMAEQTSDVVPACGTFPPVDLNSPEEPTLGSELHAHIVEQRQCDVVDTEVRPPEPLFLPIAEFETDLLDKPFPPFPPEELKAQQEQQDFDSSWVRPIVINNGQPLPEPGPAPQKKPLYLPIAEFDLDLLQKPYPPFPPEDIVEQQKALDFDNGWARPIVLQNLRLAA
- a CDS encoding class I SAM-dependent methyltransferase, with the protein product MIEQPAACRIHVQALGPTFEAQAEQWAERLGLPLQVDGGEFALQVGEQGLQLQQLGTDAPGPVRVDFVEGGAAHRRLYGGGSGQMIAKAVGIAQGVRPRVLDATAGLGKDAFVLASLGCEMSLIERQPLIGALLEDGLARAAEDFDVAPIVARMKLLKGNSIEVMRNWEGEPPQVIYLDPMFPHREKTALVKKEMRLFRPLVGDDPDAPALLEAALALATHRVVVKRPRKAPCIEGPKPSHALDGKSSRYDIYPKKALKP
- a CDS encoding isocitrate lyase/PEP mutase family protein, translated to MDAHALNEQARKAQAFKALHERPGIFVIPNPWDAGSAKMLASLGYQALATTSAGYAFSQGKADGALSLDDTLANVRAIVAATDLPVAVDLENGFADDPAECAKSLLRAAEAGAVGGSIEDATGRADAPIYCFEHAVARIEAAVAAVRTLPFPFILTARAENYLHGNPDLHDTIRRLQAFAEAGADVLYAPGLRNAEEVLAVVRAVAPKPVNVLMSGGLKLTVQELEEMGVRRISTGSALALAAFGEFFRAAEEIQQHGTFGFTSQSMPYAKANQFFKG
- a CDS encoding extensin-like domain-containing protein, producing the protein MGRWIALSLLLIIAGAVLSVWRGWLDVPAEWNPWAPLDVKAAPNGLTGFKLMRLRGNPELCAQVLSNSGLRVTAQADSPDAKCPLIGTVRVQGGEVALSSSFLASCPLAVAYAMFERHTLQPAAQSVYGQRVARLDHLGSFACRNVYNRESGALSRHASADALDISGFRLADGRSISVLKDWPKQNQDAQFLRQVRDGACEAFSVVLSPDYNAAHRNHFHVDVGRWSVCR